CTCACCTCTATCCTCCTGAGCATATATCAGGTAATGAAGCGGTATCCAAATGGAAATTAAAAGGAAAGAGGAATAATCGTAATCTTGCAAAGAGGTTTGTTGGTGCTCCTGATGGGAGAGGTGTTGTTTTTTATGGAGCAGATGTTGGAGGACCGAGAAGCCGTTTAAATCACAGGAGATTGGATCCAAGTTTGCATTACTATGTGAATGGTATTAGTGATGTTTTTGATGACACAGATCAAAAGTTTGGGTTTGAAGATGAATATTCTCTAACCCCCAAAGCACTAGGAAaaggtcaaaataaaattggtcCCGGTGTTGAATGGGATGAATGGGCTCGGGAAGATCAGACTGCCTTCAAAGGATATTGGGAAAGTAAAGGGTGTGCTCCATTATATGGTGATCGCTATAATTTTGATGGAAGGAGGTCGATGCTGGTTGATGTAGACTTGAAGGTTCAAGCAAGCTATAGGAAAGCGCCTGTCCCCATTGTTTCTATCACAAGTAAGCTAGATGGGAAGTCAATAATAGGGCACCCAATCCAAATTGAAGCCCTTAAGGATGGTTCATCAGATAATCTTTTTTCTGTGGTTGATGACTTTAGTAACGAGGGGATTGGCTTTGAGGGAAGTAGTGTACTTCCACCAGCTTGGAGAACTGCAAGGAGAACAGCAAATTTTCGTGTTCCTCGTCCCCTTGTATTGTCATCTAATGGTGTTGAGAGTGATGCAGATTTTTCCATAGATCAAGAAAGAAATATTGAATATAAGAAATTAAATGATGGAAGTTCCAGTCACAAGGCCAGCCTTTCCAGGAAGAGTGGCCTTAACAGTCCTGCGCCTTGGGTAGACAAGAAGTCCACAAAAAAGATGCCAAAGAAAGTGAGCTTGTCATCATCTAGTCAGAAAACTAGAACTCTGTCTTCATTATCTATTGAAAGTAATCATGGTAAAAATCAATTACATGATAGAAGTTTTTATCAAACAAATAGGTTGATTAAACCAGAGATATCTGAGCTCACTACTGTCGCTTGCATACCAGTCAAATTAGTATTTAGTAGATTACTTGAGAAGATTAATAGGCCACCTTTAAAAGCAGCTACTAATGCAGCTTTGTCAAATACTGGTGTGGAGAGAAAATAATAGGTTACATGTACATTGTTTATATATGAGAACAATAATTTTAGCGGTGTTAGCAATTTGGGTATGTCTTGTTTCTAACAAAAGAGAAATCTTACGAGATTTatggttagttttttttttggatgaaTTTGTAGTATAGACCCCAATTCATCATGTAACTAGATAAAATATAAGGTGCATGAAGTTCATGCGTGaaccattttattttatatatatatttgtcttCTTGTCTTCTCCACCTTGACATTGCCCTTGGAAGCACTGTTTTTCTGTCTACTATATAGGTTTTTGATGGCACCTTGATCAAGTTAGTTCAGGTTTTTTCACCTCACTTTTTGCAAGTATGTTCTATACACTTTTGTATAAACTTTTCTATGATTACTTCTAACagagaaaaatatgaaaaaaagttaatttttttataaattaaaattagtttttatatgaattaaaaatatagatCTAGAAAAGctgtataatataaaataatttatacaaaaattagttttagtaTGCAaggaagttaatttttttatggaaaatattgttcaaatatcaaaactgaataaGATTTCATTGGATAGTGTAGTAATGCAAATACTCAATTTTGTGACAATAGTAGAGAAATTTGTCTAAAAGCAAAATCTGAATAAGATTTCATTGAACAGAAAATGAATTAGACTTGGAAT
The sequence above is a segment of the Phaseolus vulgaris cultivar G19833 chromosome 2, P. vulgaris v2.0, whole genome shotgun sequence genome. Coding sequences within it:
- the LOC137810299 gene encoding uncharacterized protein At1g51745-like encodes the protein MESSGLGAVDCDVGSIVWVRRRNGSWWPGQILGPDHLSASHLTSPRSGTPVKLLGREDASVDWYNLEKSKRVKTFRCGEFDGCIERAESAQGIPLKKREKYARREDAILHALELERQILKKQEKIGLEQVGVAHRSKRSRFVYFPAESSDSLDYKEIPANVAMSASQLGGDYAYCSSLADESESAFMDVVESDSFETGSANADSDSSEMELDKDDEMITLSETCHDTEEQESTSSEELDELTISRDIPHLYPPEHISGNEAVSKWKLKGKRNNRNLAKRFVGAPDGRGVVFYGADVGGPRSRLNHRRLDPSLHYYVNGISDVFDDTDQKFGFEDEYSLTPKALGKGQNKIGPGVEWDEWAREDQTAFKGYWESKGCAPLYGDRYNFDGRRSMLVDVDLKVQASYRKAPVPIVSITSKLDGKSIIGHPIQIEALKDGSSDNLFSVVDDFSNEGIGFEGSSVLPPAWRTARRTANFRVPRPLVLSSNGVESDADFSIDQERNIEYKKLNDGSSSHKASLSRKSGLNSPAPWVDKKSTKKMPKKVSLSSSSQKTRTLSSLSIESNHGKNQLHDRSFYQTNRLIKPEISELTTVACIPVKLVFSRLLEKINRPPLKAATNAALSNTGVERK